The Lycium barbarum isolate Lr01 chromosome 4, ASM1917538v2, whole genome shotgun sequence nucleotide sequence acttgattatgatgatgattccaggtttaaagattccaaagcatatgaattgacgcccTATGAGgtttatgaccttattctatgttttcctaatgctattcttcattgatagcctcaccttataatagttgttccttcaaggtaagacaaagccatgatgattattccataatataatcggaggttaccgaccttacgtcactccgataaagtgcacTTTTGTTTGGGCTCTaatgcatgctacgtatattatatgtgtatatgatatgtgtatgtatataggggacatggggaaaaggtaaggcgctatagacgcataaccacctgatcagttgctATCaaagccggtggtggggcaaacccagtggtggggcaaacctcagcaagaacgctgagtcccaaagggaggtgagtgtaaggcttgccttaggcgaatcccacattggtttacgcgaatcccacatcggttaatatcatcccggacgcgggatgtatggGTGATGGATAgggtcgttcgttccgcggcaatatattgatatatgatgatatatggatcgggctgcacgttccgcagcaatatatgatatgatgatgaataTGAAGTAAGTCAtcatgtgctatttcttttataagtgacagtcatatacagttgctctttatcgatgcttcctttatctcattaacgtattttcattgttatgccttacatactcagtacaatgttcgtactgacgtccgttttctttggacgctgtgttcatgtccacaggtagacagggagacggcgcagacctataggagctatcagcagattttcaggagcactccattattccggaggtgctaatcgggtttatacttttgtgtatatccatgtatacgtattttgggcataacggggttttgtcccgtccttatgtctagcactccagtagaggctcgtagatgcgcagtgtgggttatatggccTCGCAAGGTTATtactgtatatatgtgtatattatcattttgatagccgagaggcttatgtatataaaagtatttatgttttcaaatggaaaCTGATTTTTcttacgatttgagtataaatttgataaaagagcattaaatgagtaggaTAAgtcatagaacgagcggtgctcggtggttagcccccgggtacccgtcacggcccctagcggGGTCGTGACAAGCATTTTCCGGTAAATACTATCCTACAATTGGACAAATGTTATTTTATATTTGTGGGCTTACAAAACTATTTGCGGAATATAGAGAATCAAACGAACATGAGGAAGCTGTTGATGAAAtgattttcaaatttaaaaagtatttttttcctaTTCCCGATATTTATTTGATTGCTTGTATACTTGACCCGTCTTTAAAATTAAGAGGTGCTCATGGACTTGTTGACAAAATTTATTTGCAGTTAGATATTCCTCCTAATGAACATCCAAATGTTGAAGAGTGTAAACGTAGCATAGAATTAAAAGCTAAATTAATGTATAATAATTATAAATCTGAAGAAAGTAGAAGTGGAAATCAACGTCCTTCACAAAAAAATAAGGCTAAATTTGGCAATAGAAAATTTGATAGATCAATGAATGCTGCATAGCTTGGTATTGCTAATACTCAAAATGAAAGTGATCTTGAATCTTATCTTGATCAGAGTTTGGAAAGCATCACTGTGGACGACGACGACAATGAAGATATTTTAGGATAGTGGAGGGAGCGTGGCAAGGCATTTCCATTACTCTAaaaaatggctcgagatatcctaacTATTCAATCATCATCAGTAGCTTCGGAGGCAGCTTTTAGCGCTGCAAGATTTCAACTTGGAGAtcatagacattcattagcacaaGATAGCTTGGAGATTTCTGTCTTATTCAGGGATTGGATCAACGCAGAAAGAAGAAATCGTGGGCTACCAAAATTGACCCGTCAAGAAGAAGAGGAATATGAAGAGATAATCAACACTAATAGCGATGATGGCATGAAACTTATGGACCGTCAAGGAGATATACCAATTCCATAATTGAATGCAACGGAAGCGATACGACAATTAGAAAAAATGTACATAGATCCATATAAGTTTTAGTTTGATAATTTATAATTAACTACTTAGATGCCTAGTTAAAACAGaacccttcctagaaggtggCTGTGTAGATTAGGTGATCTTATTGTAACTTAGAGGCCTAATTGAAACAAaacccttcctagaaggtggTTGTGTAGATTAGGTGCTCTTCTTGTATTTGAGACTTTGagtcaagttttatgaaatttaaaagatctattttgaataaataaacataaagttattacttgaaattatttttctttacataACTACAAAAAAGAATGCAATTCTTtataaagattataaagacttgaaagtatatttaatattatgtaataaattaaaaataatagcccttatgtaacacctcgtagcttcgggcgaaagtttgactcataagatgataatataatgaaaccaatatgagggttataggaagtgttttgaaacctaatcaagtcataaggaATGTccttgggcaaagcaaagttggaagccactctacggggcatgtttgtagaaggtcttatttccaacgaccataacccctttattaattaggaatttgggaaaacttcctaaataaaagttgtagccctttgaaatacctttccaacggtatattatgggggtcaaggggacatctgtgcaaagagttatggccattttactgaaggattacagagcagtccgttcactagtcatgttatacgaacttgttatacggcccatataattttatacggaccgtataactcgtccgtacttcatgaAATTTCAAATCGACGTTCTGTTTTTAGCcgtgataaaatatggtcatattatacggaccgtataactttatacggaccgtataatatgtccatataatttccgcctcacttttgtataaattcaagccttgagttcttttatttcattattcacaattccaagccctagcaacaatgcaaaacatcaaggtaagtcaatccaaacccttccaactcaattctaacatatactctaataatctaagtaagaaatcattattcctaaactagggttttcaagaaaacccatctcaaggttcaaaaattcaagattttggaaatctttttcaaagttaaaatctttaattcaagtttggagcattaccaggtatgtagagttactatctacgtgtgggaacatcattgttcttccccacgcctcataatccataaattatgattctctactaaaactagggtttctacaccatgttcatgacaaccctaggtccatgtccatgaatagattatgtatgaattgctattattctatcattgtgttcttaataactccatatgattattgagaatcagtctgtaatccatgaaaacccatatcttgtattctgtgggttcttgcatgcatgtttttaactaagaatgattatttcatgaatatcctacatgtctacaagttttcatgcaactatattatataattactttcatgtcatgatacaagatacatacatgctaaatataagctatttcatgaaaccatgtttacaagttatttcgtgaaatcatgattacaagtcaagtacaagttaattcacgaaaattaggggcttcttagccaattatatcatgctcatgtttttgggagttgcacgaattaccgagaaggctcagatagcctaaaactacgtagccaccgtaggaaaaggatcgctccgcccagttaggacgattccttaatttacactgaatggatccatcaggcacgttaccaccttataccctggcaaggtatgggggctctgctggtccggcgaggtaccagactccacgtacccacgtggtgatatcacatggtcggtttatgaaatgctctccctacttatcatgttttacttatgttatatatatatatatatatatatacccatgctcatgctcatgctcatgttcatgtccaggttttcagtttcagttcttatcatgctatttcatgtcccatgttatttctttcagttgctttacataccagtacattcaatgtgttgacgtccccttttattgcccgggggcctgcatttcacgatgcaggtacggatttacaggacgatgcctctgctcattaggatctgcacgtaccagcttattggtgagccccatctcatttgggGTCTAGGCATTGTCtttttttatttagttttgcatttaaaggtatgctgggggccttgtcccagcaagtatgctACGTGTTTTAGaatcatgttagaggtttcatagacaagacaagtgtcatgttagacttccagaatTGGTTAGccagtttggctcatttatgatattatccgcattcatgacttaatcgagtacttatgtttaatattatgacttactatgttttataaaagctcatcatgcacttcacgttatactcccgctcatgtatgcctcatgatgattcagcaaaccatgtggttcgctcggtcacatgcagtcaggcaccggatGCCTTGTTACGCCTaggccatagttcggggcgtgacaccttagaatttaaaaaaataaatggttcttacttgaaattattttctcctattataaaatataaatacctaaaaataaatccaagtctttaatttttttataaagacTTGAAAATTTAATATTAGTTAATAAGTTATCAAATTAAATgttaagtttgaagttttataaaaaaaaacccCGCCCCCCGTCCCTCCTCGTCCCTCCAGGCCCGTCCCGTCCCTCCTTAGAGTGGGACGGGACGGGTCCCCCAAAAAATTCCCCAAAGTCCCCTACCGTCCCCGTCCAGTCCCCCCTGCCACCCTTACTTCTAAACAGAGGGAGTAGCTCTTTGTTAGACCGTTTTGGATTATGCTATATGTCTTAGATTACTCTCGAATCTTTGGAAAATCTGGAAGCTAAAATTATATGCTTAAGCATTTTTTATATCTTCCATTTATGTATCTTGCTCAAACCAAAATAAGCCTTATTCACGTCAAGAACCTAGCTTAGTTTAATTTTGCCAAAGGTGGAatctttttaaaaataataacaatTAAACTAATAAAAGAGCGTATCATTAGAAGGGATAAATTAGTTAAATTTTATCGCTTATTTGTTTTAATATtaaatagtttaaaataattgTTACGAAAAACGATAAATAATGAAGGCGAATGTAATATTACAAACCCAGAAAAAATTAGTGTCATAAAGCAAACTGAAGTGAGATTCTAGTAATTTATCAGTATTAGCTTTTATAATTAAAGAAGTTATAGTATATGGTATAAAACTGTAAATACATTTTTTTCAAGGAAAATGTTGATAACATTTCCAAGAAATAGATATTATTGTGAAAGCACTCTAATATAAATATCGAAGCACAAAAAAGAGTAGCAACAACTTCAAAACCCTTTGTAGGTAATAGCCATGGGAATTCTGTCATGGTGGAAAGGCGACAACAAAAAAGAAACCCCTAAACCCGCTCAAAAACCCGACCCGAAAACCCAAATATCTTCCGACCCGAAATCCCAAGCCCAAGCCCAAATCAGTTCGGACAAAGCGGAAGTTCCGGGTATGAACGGAGCAGTTGAGGTTGTGAGGCCGTACCCGCCGCCAGCGGACATAACCGTATTCGAATTCGGGTCGGTTGCGGCTTCAGTTGATAAGGTTACACTTGCTGGATATTGTCCTGTTTCTGATGAGCTTGAGCCTTGCCGTTGGGAGGTTTTGCCCGCGAGTGGGTCCGACGCGCCTCAATTTCGCGTGGTTTTCTGATTTTTGGGGTTGTGTGGAAGAGAAGACTTGTGCATTTGAGTTTTCTTAGTTGAGAAAATTGGGGAAAAGggggtttttgttttttttaatgaatTTAGTGTAATTTTACTGAACATGGCGTAATGATAAACCCTAATTTTGTTGGTTAATTTACTGGTTTTGTGTTTCTTGGTTCTAGCTTTTCGATGCTTTTTTATGTTTTCGTTTCTAAGTTTGTTTGGGCTACTATTCTGAATTCTGTATGTTTGGTTCAGTAGAACTTTTagttttagtaaaaaaaaaaaaaaaacttaggggTTGTTTAGTAGCTGGCTAGAGTTATGCAGTGGTAATACAAAGATTAGTTATGTGTTAATCTATGTACTATTTTAAATTGTAAATCAAACAATGTATTAGGTGTGTGTAATTTTATATATAGCAAAAGAGtgctaatacatgaataatttagCTCTTGACCCGCTACCAAACGACCCCCTAGCTGTTTAAGAAAAACCCTTCattaaatataataataaattgaGCTCGAATAAAGCAGAATGAATTATACAGCCCATCCCAATTAGTGAGGGATTGATGTTAGTTAATTGGAGCATGGTTAATATTCTTTATTGAGGCAGCTTAGGTATGACTAGAAGAAGCTGAAGCAGAAGGTAAATGCTACTAGTTTCAGTTTTATGGCACTGTGATCTGATGAGCATTTCAATGGGAAGTCTTTGTAAAAATACAGTTAAGAGCAATTAAAAAAGAGAGCTTTCTAATCTGAAAACAAAATGCGACCTATTTCATGTGGTTcttttctgtttgtattatttaAACCAGTATGGCAAAGTTTCTTTAGACGAAGAAATTTGGTGCAGCCTAGTGCAAATGTGCTTCATATTGGAACATCCTTCATAAGTTCGCAATTTCTAGAACAACAACAATTTCTCTTGGCCATTTGAGTATTTTCATAGCAGGTCCTCTTTTGAGTTGGATGTGCTTATAGTTTGTGAAGTCTTAAGATGATTTTTCCTGTCATAAGAGTCAAGTGCTTGTAGATTTTCTTTTGATAATGATTCTACAAGATACTTTAAAAGGTGTTTTACAACATAATTGGGGCTTTCCAAGTTTGCCATGATTTCCCAAGTGGTTGTTTTGCTGTATAAGTTCTGAGTCTGGCAAATAACTAGCTACATCTCATTGGTTTCCTGCGTTAGCATGTTTGATAGCTTTAGTTATTGGTGTTTTACTATGAAAGATTCAATTTTAATGACTTCAGGACCATGTGGATACAAATCGTCATTTAGCTAAATATTTGAACATTCCATAGGAGAGTATATTGAATGTGATTTTCAGTAATTAATCTTCTCCTCTCCTGGGAGGATTGACTGGTCGGAAATAAGTTATCCAAGAAGGCTTCACTACGAAGGGAGGATATCATTTCACATCTTATGGAATTGAAACAACTCATCTAAAGACATAGTATATGTAGTTTCATTTCTTTTGCATGTACTTAATAGATGCACTAACGATAAGAGTCTAAAAAAGGTGATTCGCGGTAATCATTGGCTTGGGAATTGTCTTCTCTTTATTGGGAGGAGAACTATGGTGCTGCTATCGCTAGTGTGTTAACAGTAATGGATTTTTCACGTTACTACTAGATTTAGAAGTAGGTAAAGTTGGCATTGCAAAAGCTTTAAGGTAAATCTTTAAGTTCTGCCTTATGTGGTAATGAGCTTCTCTGTGTTCAAGGATCATGCTCTTTGAGAAGTTACCAAACTGGATTCTGGAAGTGTGGTCATAAATCATATAATTACAACAACAAATACTACACCTCTATTCCAAGTTTGTGAATCGTCACTGTCCATGTCTTTCAATTTAAGTATGTCAGTTCAATACTAGTAGAAGTTTTCTATATTTTCTTGTATTGTGACGGTTCAGAAAATTGACTTGTTCCTGGTTGTCAACAGTCTCCTTTATCCAGAAATACGACTGCCGATATGAGCAAGTTCTCACACGCCCGGGAGTGTGTAGCCTCTTTACGGTTCAAAAATAATACTCAATTGACATGTACTCGGTGCTAATCCTGTTCATAGTGGATATGCGACTATTAAAGAAGATGGCTCCTTTTGTGTGGAGATAAATGAAAGATAGATTTCTAAACCATTAGGCACGAGCTGGATTACTGTTAGGTCATGTTTTGGTTTATATTGTTGTAAATATATGTTTATGGCCATTGTTGATTGTTCATGCCCCAGCATTTGTCAAGGACTTTAATTCGTGAGTTCATAGAAGCAGTCTATGTGAGAGCCTCCGGACCCAGGCTCTGAGAAACTGAAAATACAGCATGTTCAATACTTCTACCAGATAAGATCTTCAAGTGGAAAAAGTTGTTCCTTGTTTCGAGTGAGAGGGATTCAAAACTGATGATGATGTTAGGAAACGAAGAAAGTAATCCCACTGCAAGTCACAGAAATGGAAAATGCAAATACAAAGCTTGAGAACATAAATGGAAGACACAAAACTATTATCAGAAGCAGTTACAAAAATATGCTCAAGTATATAATTATTAGCTTCAATGTTTCTCAAGATTTTCCAACAATTCTACAAGAGAGGCCTCGAGGGCCATATAGCATGATCCAAAACGGCCTAACAAAGAGCTATAGAACGCATCTATTAACACCCAAAACAGACAGAAAGCAATGATTTTTTCTCAGAGTTCAGTATTCAATCTGCTAAAAAGCGGTTAAAATCTCAAAAAAATTGACTACTACTTCGTTAGTGATTTAATCAAGCAGTGCCAGAACCCAGATACTGATTCACAAGTGTTTCAACTGAAGAGGCTAGCGCATCTGCAGCATCTTGGGTGGTTGCTTCAGCATATACTCTTACGACGTCCTCTGTCCCAGATGGTCTAATGAAACATCGTCCTCGGGGATATTTTGctggataaaaaataaaaaatacgggTTTAATAGCTAATTGGGGAGCACTCAACGACAAAAAATTGCACAAGTTGATTTATCTGATCAGGATAAGGCACTTGTAACAAATGCAATTTAtcaaatcatgaacttctagggCGCCACAAGAAATAGGCAGCTGGACAGGCCAAGCCATGACTTTTAATAGTTCTTCGCTGAATACTCAAGTTCTACATTGGTTATGGAGGCTGCAACATGAATTTTGTGCAATTGGAAAACATCGAAGATAGTAATCCCTGCTACAGCcacgagagagagagagcaagggAGAGAGGGGAAGCAAGATTGAGAGCGGGAGCAAAGGAGAGACAGAAAGAAAACACTCAGTTCACTGAATAGAACAAAACTTAAGCTTCTTTGAAACCAATTTGTACATCCACGATGGTAAGCAAGTTGATGGAATTACCTATTTCAGCATTTATGGCTTCTTGAATACCAATAGGCTGAACAGCCACAGTCTCTGCATTTGCCGTGACAACTGCAGTTCTGTCGACAACCTTTACCTGAAAATAGGAGGATTTTGAATTGAAGCACTTATCTTCAAAGCAAATTTTCCTTGAAATGAGATGAACTATGAACAGAGCAAACTCACATTCAACTTCCAACTATGGAGAAAACTTTTTAGAGCCACACTGAAAAGCTAATTTGGAGAACTTTCGCAGGTACATATAAAAGTCAAGTTGATTCTTCCTCTTGGGAAGAGGTCCACTAGTTTCTGTGAGCAGCAAACtagaaatttggacttgaaatcACTCTTTTTCTGTATTGAAGTCACCCACTTCTAGTGACAGTGCTCCCAACAAGATTATGAATTGCTGAGAAACAGGAGCAGAAACAAATTTTTGTAGCTTTGAGACATCACTAGCTTCTACAGCCTAACAACCAGTGTCTATTGGTTTACTTAATCCCGAATGTGATATAGCGCATTTGAGCTACCGCTTAAGCTGAATTTCTCTTTGTGTTCTTCTACTCTTATTTTTAATGAGTAGTTCTGTTTTCTTCTCCTTCTTTGTTTACTCTCCTTCTCTCAGCTTTTAATTTAGCCCAAGTGGCTGATAGATAAGGCACTGACTTGAATGTTTACCCACTTCTTTATTGCATATGGTTGACCTTTTCTATTTCTATTAAGAAAATGAAACATATGGAGCTCCATCCTTTAGCCTAGAACAAAACAAGGGGATTATGTAACTAACTTATAAGAATTCACATGTCTTGTGCATTGGTTCTCACTCTTTCAGAATTCTGTACAAGGGACATGAGTGCTATGTTGCTTGGgctctccaaaaatgttgccgTACTCATggcggatcctccaaaaatgttgCCGTACTCGTggcggatcctccaaaaatgcactattttgcatttttggaggatccgacaccaACCGTCTGACGTTTCTtaagagtctgagcaacatagcgTGAATGTGGAAAAATCCATATTTGAAACCAAAACCAAATTAAGATGTTTCACTGACACAACTGAATTTCTGACACAGAAGTCTCACATAGGAATCCCAGTGTTTGTTTATGGGCAATTCATCACATGCCGATTAGTAATCAGTACTACTGCCCATCATGCTAATCAATAGAGAACACCAGCGAATTTTCAAGTGTACGCCGATAGGAGTGACAGCAATCAAAATATCTACAGAACTAAAACAGCGAAACTGAAGTCCCTAATCGACGGAGTTGAAGTCAAACCAGTGTGATTAGTTGCATCTTCTCTAACAAATATGCTGAACTTGTTACTTGgtggtcttggtcactacccagtgtaatcccacaatagtggggtctggggagggtaagatgtacgcagccttacccctacctgggtagggaggctgtttccgattgaccctcggcaaccctcctcctttatccgggcttgggaccggcaatgtgagcgagctcacacaggcggagtttgCTGAACTTGTTACTGAATTCAAAAAATGGGAGAATCTGACCTTTAATTGTCTGCTGGGTAGATCATGATAAAGCTCATTCCATCTCTTTATGGACCATCCCATGTATTGCAAGATAACCTCCACCAGAAGCAGTCCACTTACAGCATCTCCCACAGCCTGATTAATCAACTGACCGACAGCCAAAAGTCTTGAAGCAGCCTTTTTTTTTGCTGAACCTAAAATAAGAAACAGCTAGATAATATAGGTGTTCAAAACTAGGTGGTTAAGGGCTGTTACAGTAACAAAGGAGATTGGCTCAGACCTTCTGATGTTGATAAAAGCGTCTTGTGAGTAGCCTCCAGCCAGGATAAGCAAGCTTCTGAAAACAAGATAGTTCCATGCCCATTTGCCTCAAAATATATGCCAATATCAAATTCAGCAGCTTTTTCATGCAAGTATTTGACTCCTGTTGGAGTAAGCACAACTTCTAGACCCATCTCTTTAAGGTAATCAGTTGATGCTCCATTCGCATAAGCTGTCTGCACAACGCCTAGACGTGCTTGATAAGAGCCATTTTCTTTCTTGCCTTCACCCTCATTCAAAGTACTTAGTTGATCCTTGATAAATAAAGCAAACAAAGACAATATCTTGTCCCCATCGACGAGTTCAATCTTGTTGTTTTTATTCAATATGACTGAAAAATAGACTAGCCGATCAGCATCCCCATCCAAACTGGCACACCTGAACCACTAGGAGCATTGAAGTAATCAATTTCcatttctcttcaacaactactGGAGAAATAGTAAGACTACAATATCAACAGATGATGCTGACCATAACCTGTATCTACTCTGACTAGTTATGAGTATATGATAAACAATCCTATTACTGAGATCTTCCTAAAAGTTATGTTTCTTGGAAACAATTGATACAGTAAATTATCAAGAAATACGATATTGTTTATCGTTTTTCTATCGAGTTGGATATTGAAACAGACACAAGTGCAATCTAAGAGACCCTATCAGTTTAGTAGCTCCTACATAAATACAGCATCCTAAATAAGGCCAAAAAAGACGAGAGAAGTGCAACAACACAGGTATAAAAAGGGGTCTTACCAAATCCATATGAGGTAAACAAGTTAAACCAAATCATCATCGCCACTCACCAGTGAGAGAAATCACACAGAATACAATCAGATGTCCTTTTCTGGTTTATATCTAGATAGTAGGTCGGTATTACTTCTCCTTTTCTTGGATAGGTATAGTAGGTTCATATTACTAAACTTTCACCCAAGTGAAAATTAACCTAGTGACTATCATTTTACAGTTAGGCCTACTTACCCAAACACTCAGATTAGACAATGTTCAACAAACACTTTTCTAGATGGACAAGAAGGTGTTTCACCTTAACCCAGCATCTGCAGGACCAAATCCACGTGGAGCAACCTTCTCTTTTTGCACATAGTCAGCACCAACACCTTCATTAAGCATACCATCTCCCCGGTTACGAACTTCAATGCACAACCCAGTCAACATCTTTTTAAAATGTTCAAGCTTTTCTCCACCAACACCGTCGGCCCCATCCACCACCAATGTATCATCATCACCATTGTTCCTACTTCCCTCAGGCTTCAAATCCATCAAGCACCTAAAAAAGTAGGCAGCATTTCTATTAGAACATATCTCAAATAATTTAAAGGCTTCAACAAATTGTCTACTTAATGTGACCTGAAAGAGCTTGAAAGCTGGTGAAAATAACTAGATTCAGATGCCTCCATGCCTCTATTTCTTGCTCGGACCATCCAATGCAGTTGTGGTGTTGTAACCACTCCCATGTCAGTGGCCATTGCTCCAACAATTGAAGCGATTCCCTTCAATTCACATTTAATACCAATAAATACAACTGAATTGCAAATCATGGTGGTTTATCTAACTAGGAGTTCTTTGGTGCTTGTATTCTGCAAGTTTATGCATGAAATGGAAGGCCAATAGGAGGTATAAGGGTCATTAAAAGACAAGGAGAAAAAAGGAGGCGAATTGTCAAACCAAAGCTAGACAATGGAAATAGATGTAAAAAGGTTTTTAGAGAATAATCTTGCCAGCCAacaaatgaaagttgaataaacaAATAACAGAGGAGTATGAGTTCCACCTGAATTTTGCTGCAGTAAAGCAAATAAACACATGACTAAAGAGAAGTGAACAAAGCCCATGAAAGCTACACAAAAGACATACTTGTTTGGCAGCCTCAAGGAGAGCCTCTCCGCTAGGCCTTGTGTCTCTTCCTAATAACACCTCTGCTGGCTGTCTTCCCTCAAAGCTAATATCTTCTTTCTTCATAAATTCAGTTATTAGCTGTTTCCAGAACAAGATATGATCAATCAGAACTTAGCTAATTGACAGAATACCAATCCATCACTTTTCGAAAAGGACTACATGCAGAGGTGCAAAAGAGAGAAGATTACATCAAATCTGTATTAGCTTTTGCAAATGTCAAACTACTTTATCAGCATAGCTAAAATACTTTATAAGCAACGAAATAACTCACATTCATGCAGCACAAGTAAAACAACTTATTGGAGTCTCAATCAACAGCAACAGTCCAGAATCACATTATTTTCTTAATGTTGAACTTCTTTTTCAATAATCTAGAAAAAGGaacccccccacccccccttGGTTTTC carries:
- the LOC132635244 gene encoding uncharacterized protein LOC132635244, with product MGILSWWKGDNKKETPKPAQKPDPKTQISSDPKSQAQAQISSDKAEVPGMNGAVEVVRPYPPPADITVFEFGSVAASVDKVTLAGYCPVSDELEPCRWEVLPASGSDAPQFRVVF
- the LOC132635245 gene encoding phosphoacetylglucosamine mutase, with product MNENQQSLLLQSAARFPPPKGVKLSYGTAGFRADASLLEATVFRVGILAALRSLKTGSVIGLMITASHNQVSDNGVKVADPSGGMLTQDWEPFADAIANAPDPHSLLQLITEFMKKEDISFEGRQPAEVLLGRDTRPSGEALLEAAKQGIASIVGAMATDMGVVTTPQLHWMVRARNRGMEASESSYFHQLSSSFRCLMDLKPEGSRNNGDDDTLVVDGADGVGGEKLEHFKKMLTGLCIEVRNRGDGMLNEGVGADYVQKEKVAPRGFGPADAGLRCASLDGDADRLVYFSVILNKNNKIELVDGDKILSLFALFIKDQLSTLNEGEGKKENGSYQARLGVVQTAYANGASTDYLKEMGLEVVLTPTGVKYLHEKAAEFDIGIYFEANGHGTILFSEACLSWLEATHKTLLSTSEGSAKKKAASRLLAVGQLINQAVGDAVSGLLLVEVILQYMGWSIKRWNELYHDLPSRQLKVKVVDRTAVVTANAETVAVQPIGIQEAINAEIAKYPRGRCFIRPSGTEDVVRVYAEATTQDAADALASSVETLVNQYLGSGTA